The sequence AATCAACAGGTGAAGTAATGGGGAAAGATCTTACACTGGAAAAAGCCCTCTACAAAGGAATGGTTGCAGCAGGGATGCAAATGAAAGAGTACGGCTCTGTACTCATGACCGTAGCAGATAAAGACAAAGAAGAAGCGGTTCTCCTGGCGCAACGCTTTATCGATATCGGGTATCAGATCCTTGCAACTAAGGGCACGGCTGAGCATCTGACTAAAGCAAACATCACCGTTCGTGAGGTGGATAAGATCGGATCTACCGGACCAACCCTGCTGGATATCATCCAAAGTGGAGAAACACAGCTTGTCATAAACACTTTAACAAAAGGAAAACAACCTGCCCGGGACGGATTTAGAATCCGTAGAGAATCTGTAGAGAATGGCATTCCATGTCTTACATCCCTGGACACGGCAGAAGCCATCCTGAGAGTGATTGAATCCATGACATTCTCTGCTGAGGCTCTTCCATCACAACCGAAGACGAGAGAGGCGGTTTTTCAATGATCGTAAATCAAAAGATGGTTGTGCTTTCTCATGAAAGAATAGCTGAAAACATCTTTGAATTGGTTCTACAAGGGGAATTGGTGAACGAGATCAAGGCTCCTGGGCAATTTGTCCATATTAAAGTGGGTACGGGAATAGACCCTTTACTTAGAAGGCCGATTTCCATCGCCTCTCACAACCCGGAAAACCTCACGATGACATTGATCTACCGTGCTGAAGGGAAGGGAACGATCCTTCTTTCAGAGGTGAAAATAAGAGAAACAGTCGACGTTTTAGGACCTCTTGGAAATGGTTTCCCAGTCGAAGACGCAAGTAAGACCGCACTGTTAGTAGGTGGAGGAATTGGAGTTCCTCCCCTCTACGGTCTTTCTAAAAAGCTGGTTGAAAATGGTTGGACAGTGAAACACATCCTCGGTTTTCAAACTGAATCCGTGAGCTTTTATGAAGATATGTTCAGAGAATTGGGTGAAACCTTTGTCGCCACAGTGGA is a genomic window of Rossellomorea sp. y25 containing:
- a CDS encoding dihydroorotate dehydrogenase electron transfer subunit translates to MIVNQKMVVLSHERIAENIFELVLQGELVNEIKAPGQFVHIKVGTGIDPLLRRPISIASHNPENLTMTLIYRAEGKGTILLSEVKIRETVDVLGPLGNGFPVEDASKTALLVGGGIGVPPLYGLSKKLVENGWTVKHILGFQTESVSFYEDMFRELGETFVATVDGTLGTPGFVTDVIREKAPAFDVFYSCGPTPMLKALQVELEDKRGFISLEERMGCGIGACFACVCHKQDDPEGASYVKVCSDGPVFPVGVVLL